GCATAAAAAGATTGGCTTGCTTCCTTttgttctttgtttttttaaataataacgaTCAAATATTATGTTTTAAGTTGAGAGTAGTAGTACCATCTCTTATAGCAGTCGGCCCATCAGCGAAGAGTGCTACAACAGCAAGAGTCATGGCCACATCTGGCATTTTATTCATGTTGATATCAATGGCACGTAAATGTTTCCTTCCAGATGAATCACGTGGAGGGCCTTTAACAGTGACACTATTCTCGGTCCACGTGACTTCTGCACCCATTTTTTCAAGAACCTCGGCAAATTTGACGTCACCCTTCAAGAAGAAAACTTTGAAGATAAGAAGTTACAAAAGATCACTTAGTAAGAGCATAATTCCGCCAAAAAAACTTGGCATCATTTTACAGAATGCTGTCAAAAATCACTCCATACGTGGATAAGATGTCAAATAGACGCAAATTTCTAATTTCACATATAGCACAAAAATGCGTGAAAAGTGGAGACTTTTGGAGCAATACGTACCTGTAAACTACTTGTCCCACAACCTTCAACGGTAACAGTTCCACCACTAACAGCAGCACCAGCCAAGAAGTAACTAGCACTTGAGGCATCGCCTTCGACATAAGATTTTCCAGGAGACCTTGTGAAAAATTTGTCCTTAAACTTCCATGATGCTAAGTTTCTCGAAGCCTAAAAACATTAGAGTATTGAGACTTACTTGTACTTTTGACCTCCACGAACCAAGAATCTGTTCCACTCATCACTGTGCTCAACAGAGACACCATACCTTTCCATTAACTTAATGGTCATCTCCACGTACGGAACCGAAATTAGTTTGTCAATTATCTCAATTTCCACATCGCCCAGCGCCAGTGGAGCTGCCATGAGAAGAGCAGTCAAGTATTGGCTACTAATGGATCCAGAGAGTTTCACCTGCCAAAACACAGATTAAACCATCACAAATCCTAGTCCAAGAACAGTATACCTTCTCCCCCATTTCATTTGGACTAGAAGACTTCCGCAGAGCCAGGACCAACTAATAAGTATATAAACAAAGCTAACAAAACAAGGAATTGCTTCTGAGAAAATATTCCCAATACCTCATTCACTacaaattattttcataaacCAAACTCAAGAACATAGTTCTTGGCCCTAACACCAAGGGCTGATCCCTCACCTGTTACCAAACCAGGCTTATGTTTCCCCTCCCAACTTTCATCTCAATAATCACCATCATAATGCCAACTTCTATGAGAGACACCTCCCTGACAAAAATGAATAACAAAAGTAACTCTAGCCTATAGGATCAATCTCATTGCAGGGGAATTGGAATgacaataaaatgatataaaatggtgtcttctttcttttttactgGATTATTGAGTAAATTCATGTAAGTTATTTTGGATAAGGAGCTAACTGCTTATCAAAAAACTGAATTGAGAAAGAACAACCGGAGTACTTTTTCTTCTCCTCTTTGACTTTCATAAAGATTGAATTCGGAAATAAAAAATCACTGCTTCATTTTCTCTATAGAAATATGGATCACCAAGTGGgtatcataaattttaaatcaccAGGCAATTTGATTGAACATCTTTACATCTTCCTTTCCTGGAGTTAATGGAGGATAGCAAATTGGACTAATGGCTGAAATTTTGGATGGAAGGTTGATTTAAAGGGAGTAAAATGACATATAAGAAAATTTTGGATCTTTAAGGCACCTAGCTACTTACCCTTCCATGAATGTGCAAGTTATAACTTTGCTTCAGCCTTTTTCTCTAGAGtttcattcaaaaataattaacGAGGCAATCAACATGCCTTGTGTACAAGCTGATGTCACATTAATCTATCTATTGAAACCAGCCAGAACAGCTCTTTAAAGAAAGTAAGACACACCTTTCCACCTGGAAGACCTCCCTTCCCAACAACACGAACTGGGGGACAGTTCGTCCCCAGGAAGCAATCGACCTCTGCACCAAGCTGTTTAAGTCCAGTCACCAAATCACCAATTGGTCTCTCTCTCATGCGAGGAACTCCATCAAGGACATATCTGAGAATCAACAAGATATTTTGTTGGTATAGATCAATCGCTATTATTTAGATTGGTAAGCTGTGTTTTTaggtaaaataaaattgttaaaagatcacaggaaaaaaaaaatcacaagctAATATTTGGGCTTAAAAAGAATCATGAAATAGTGCTTGAGGACCATGGAATACATAAGAAAGAATAAACAAAAATTCATTTAGAATACCTTGCGTTTCCACCAGCAGCAGTAACTGCAGCAACCAAAGGGCGCATAGCTGTTCCTGCATTTCCTAGGAAAAGTTGAATTTCCTCTTTGGCATCTTTCGACACTGGAAATAGACCACCACATCCTTCCACAATCGCTCGCTGATTTGCTTTATCTTCTTCCACATTCAGTCCAAGTGTTCTCAAGGCACCAAGCATATAATGGATGTCATCACTATTTAGTAAGTTGTCCACAACAGTTGTTCCCTGGAAAATCATTGTGTAATGCGAGCTCGTGTAAGAATATTGATATAGAAAggcatataataattaaataatcgaTTATAAAAAGCGTGCATTAAAAAGAAATATGGAATGTGGACAACCAAGAATCCTGGAATAATGTTAACAGAAACCGATGAAATTGAAAATGGGCATGGTGTAAAATGTTGATAAACTGATAAACTTAATAAGGATACAACCAAATGCGTAAAACAGTTTTCCAAACCTTAGATTGTTGTTCTCAAACCACAGATTTAAAATTGTGTAATCCCGAATCAAGTAAATGGAATGAGGCTCAAGCATACATATATGAATGTGTGTTCTCATCTTGTCAAACAAAATTTCCATAGCTCGCAATTCAATTTATTTCCAATAGTATCCTTACCTCAAGTAACGTCATTAGAATTCTCAACTCCAAATCAATAATTCTACAGCAAATGCATATATTTTGAGCTAACCACTACCACTGCATATTTACATCCATTTACTCTGCATTGAAACAAGTTCATGTGTAATCTAAAAATATATTCCATTCTATCGTTTTCCTATGCAACTATTTCACGTTATAGCAGAAAGTTCATCAAAACATTATTCCATCCAAGAAATGTAGCGCCAGCATACTCTATAAAACAGTGATTCTCATAGAGGTCCATAAAAATATACACAATTAGCAAtccccttaagatatttcaatctAAAATAGCTGCATACAGCGCATACAATGCATTTTGGCATGTAAATGTCTTTGCACAAACTGACAAAAGCACAGATATATCGATAAGCACTATATCACATTAAGTTCATTAGCAGTTACAAAAATATCTATCACACGATTGTACTTGGATCAAAGAATCCGGACATATTTGCCTGCAATAACATGAACCTCTGGCTCATAGTGTTTTGTACCTAGAGAGGCATTTTGGGCCTGGATCTTAAATCTTCTCAAGACTTGTGGGGCACTGTACACAGCTGATTCAAACCTCGtgtttaagataaataaaagtTGTGGAATCTTTCTTTCTCAATGTTACTCATATTCTTACATAAAGCTACACAGCATAGAATCAGACGAAGAGTTGGCATTCTCAATTCGCACaacagaaatttttttttttacccatATTCATGCACAATCCCACAAGATTCACACTTCCATAATCCCAATATGACAATACAGACACTGAAAAACTGAGAAAAATTTAATAATCATGTACGTACGATGTAGAACACACCACAACATTACCTCAGAGAGGGCAGCAAGAAGTAAAATACGGTTAGAGAGGGATTTGGATCCCGGTAACTTAACGGTACCGGATATTTCTTTGATCGGTTCCAACACAATTTCCGGCAGCGTTGACTGCTTCTCAGCCGTTGCAACAGAAGCCATAACCTTTACAGAATTCTTCTTTTGAACTGTAAAGACTGATTTTTTATCCACAGCCCATGAATAATTTGATGGGCTTTTCAGATTCTTTGCGCCAAAAAACAAGGAATTCGAAGTTGCAGCAGCAGGTCTGGCCTTAATGGTGGGGAATCTTGGGGGAAGTTTGTGCGCCATGTTGCTAACGTTCGCCATTTCTCTGAAGAACTATATTAGTCTCAGCAATTTTGATCGGGAAAAAGGCGTGGAGTTTTAAAACAGCAAATTTTCTTCCTAAGGAATACTTCTTTTTTAATTCAGAAAAATCCCACCTAATTCTTCTTGGGTTTTAGGTTGAGGATGGTGGTATAGTTTAGCGGGAAGGGTGTGCGCAGGTTAAGACTCGATTGTAATGCAAAAACTTGTGGAAGATGGTATgcgtcgtattttgtgagacgaatattttatttatttcatccattaaaaagtattattttttatgctaaggatattattttttattataaatatcgatAATGTTGACCCATCTCACGTATAAATATTCCTGAGATCGAGACCTATCCCGAATGTAATTGTGTCAAACCGGCTCGTTGAGATCCAATTTGTTTCACCAAACCTTTTTCAACtgctaaaataaattatttttcttaaataaaaaaaacacatgcGTACATATTTGTATatgtgtatataatatataactttggttattaatttataaaattaaatcagacatgaaattcattaaaaaaaatctataattatgaaatataaattttttaaaaataatctacatactaaataaataataatttaatataaaacacaagtatttttattttttgaaatagtCAAATTCAAGAACAATTTTATATACATTAATATCATTAGTGATGGCCTCTTCCGATTAAGAACAGCCACCTTGTATGCACCAGCCGTACTCGTTGCCATCAGCTGGGCGGAGAATCAATATGTTAGGCATTGCTCGGAAACTTGCCACATGCTCAATTGGTTGATGAGTCGGTCCGTTCTCTCCAAGTCCGATTGAGTCGTGGGTCATAACATAAATAACTCCAGCTTCACACAATGCGGAGATCCTCGTGGCTGCTCTCGTGTAGTCAGTGAAAACAAAGAAAGTCGAACAGTAGGGAATGATGCCAGGGCTGTGAAGTGCGATTCCATTACATATGGCTCCCATCCCATGCCATGTTCACGAACACCAAACCTTACATTTCTCTCTTCTGGTATGTTCTTTTGAAAGTCGCCAAACATTTTGAGAAGGGTCATATTGGATGAGGCAAGATCGGCACTGCCCCCTAGCAAACCAGGGAGAACCTTCGCAAGAGCATTGAGGTTTTGCTGAGAAAGGGTTTCTAGTGGCATCAGCTGGGCTCTCAGGAATGTATGTCTGGAATGAGACGACATTATTCAGAAATATATTTCGAGAGaatataacaatacaacatGAAACTCAGGAGTGTATCTCTGGAATGACACGACATTATTCAGAAAATATACTTCGAGAGAAAATAACAGTACAACATGAAAGCTTGTTTCATTTCATATGCATTCATTATTCAGATGGAGGACGTAGTCGTATAAGTGCATTTCAGGCCGGAGAAGGAAGGAAAGAACGAGAAGGATGATGTGGCGGAGCCATGACGGGGGATGTCCGCGCGTGCTAGCATGGCTTGGGACAGTGTTAGGGAGGAAGAAGAAGCCAAGGCTCTGCAGTCTTTCTTTGCGTGAGAAAAAACGGCTATTTTGTTTTACAATTATTACTGAAATTTTATTCATCTTTTAAAtacaactaatttaattaactaaataaaaGTGAAGATTTATTGTAGgtatttaattta
This genomic interval from Primulina huaijiensis isolate GDHJ02 chromosome 14, ASM1229523v2, whole genome shotgun sequence contains the following:
- the LOC140957339 gene encoding 3-phosphoshikimate 1-carboxyvinyltransferase 2 — translated: MANVSNMAHKLPPRFPTIKARPAAATSNSLFFGAKNLKSPSNYSWAVDKKSVFTVQKKNSVKVMASVATAEKQSTLPEIVLEPIKEISGTVKLPGSKSLSNRILLLAALSEGTTVVDNLLNSDDIHYMLGALRTLGLNVEEDKANQRAIVEGCGGLFPVSKDAKEEIQLFLGNAGTAMRPLVAAVTAAGGNARYVLDGVPRMRERPIGDLVTGLKQLGAEVDCFLGTNCPPVRVVGKGGLPGGKVKLSGSISSQYLTALLMAAPLALGDVEIEIIDKLISVPYVEMTIKLMERYGVSVEHSDEWNRFLVRGGQKYKSPGKSYVEGDASSASYFLAGAAVSGGTVTVEGCGTSSLQGDVKFAEVLEKMGAEVTWTENSVTVKGPPRDSSGRKHLRAIDINMNKMPDVAMTLAVVALFADGPTAIRDVASWRVKETERMIAICTELRKLGATVVEGPDYCVITPPEKLNIAAIDTYDDHRMAMAFSLAACADVPVTIRDPGCTRKTFPNYFDVLSTFSQH